A stretch of Acropora muricata isolate sample 2 chromosome 7, ASM3666990v1, whole genome shotgun sequence DNA encodes these proteins:
- the LOC136921900 gene encoding uncharacterized protein, which produces MEKLIERGYARKLTEEEAARRSRRTWYLPHHGVFHPQKKDKIRVVFDAAAMQDGVSLNNQLHQGPDLTNSLLGVLLRFRQYPIALVADIEGMFNQVKVPPEDSDALRFLWWETNDLESPSEFQMTSHIFGAKDSPSCANFCLKRAAEDSKGRFSDEAVNAVTKDFYVDDFVKSVRTENEASSLANEVTCLLSEAGFRLMKWMSNSREVLSEIPDRERARPTLDLDLENLPVERTLGVQWDVEKDAFLFKVRVPHQPSTKRGILSAVSSLYDPMGFVCPVILEAKKILQKLWKLNLGWDDKIPEDLQNQWNKWKYELSALSQVEVPRCHLVHGTVRDISLHLFSDASEDGYGMCAYLRFVYASGTVRCSFLVGRSRSSPVRPISIPRLELQAATLSVKIYRVLLDELTYEISKITFWSDSQTTLQYIKNETKRFQTYVANRVTEIREVTSPDQWRHCPGRVNPADDASRGLNPQKLSSQHRWWRGPDFLWETEDRWPSAKYEVVPDSDPEVRASANVHPVSVRTHHGDNSTDDCNKTSSTLEDGHGGLKKLMESCGSWPVLQRRVAWIVRFCQWIANRRVASSTGPLTLQELSQSTQAIVRIVQNECFPQDVKEVSQNKEVKISSRLGSLRPVLEDGVLRVGGRLQKAVVLSWDEKHPMILPKHHHVSQLIVRHYHEFAAHSGREQTLCELQRMFWIIGGRSLVKKIIRSCIKCRRMNAKPMEQFMGSLPGARLEAYHPPFTFTGVDLFGPLTVKWGRGTAKRWGCLFTCLTTRAVHLEVTPSLETDDFIMVLRQFISRRGPPKEIWSDRGTNFVGASRELKEAIAHWNEETIERQLQQKGIRWVFQPPAAPHMSGVWERLVQITKKHLKSVAGDGLLSDVELRTLLAEVESIVNNRPITAVSDDPDDCLALTPNHFLLQRATQLPPGVFVNEDLFSRKRWRKVQFLADHYWKRWIREYVPTLQRRPKWVKSRRNAQIGDLVLLAEDKVVRNRWPMGRVVEVFTGEDGGVRSARVKTAGGVFHRPVSKICLLEEVSDDK; this is translated from the coding sequence ATGGAGAAACTCATTGAAAGAGGCTACGCCAGAAAGTTGACTGAAGAAGAGGCAGCACGACGAAGCAGAAGAACGTGGTATTTACCACACCATGGAGTGTTTCATCCCCAAAAGAAGGACAAAATTCGTGTCGTGTTTGATGCAGCTGCTATGCAGGACGGCGTGTCACTCAACAACCAATTGCACCAAGGTCCTGACTTAACCAACAGTTTGCTTGGTGTTCTGCTGCGGTTTAGACAATATCCCATAGCACTTGTAGCTGACATAGAGGGCATGTTTAACCAAGTGAAGGTGCCCCCAGAAGATTCTGATGCATTGAGGTTTCTTTGGTGGGAAACTAATGACCTTGAAAGTCCCTCAGAATTTCAGATGACAAGTCACATCTTCGGCGCCAAGGACTCACCCAGCTGTGCAAACTTTTGCCTGAAGCGAGCTGCAGAGGATAGTAAAGGAAGATTCAGTGATGAGGCTGTGAATGCCGTCACCAAGGACTTTTACGTTGATGACTTTGTCAAGTCTGTTAGGACAGAAAATGAAGCAAGTTCATTAGCAAATGAAGTAACATGTTTACTCAGTGAAGCCGGCTTTAGACTGATGAAATGGATGAGCAACAGCCGAGAGGTGCTGTCTGAGATACCTGATAGAGAGCGGGCGAGACCGACGCTGGATTTGGATCTCGAGAACCTTCCAGTAGAGAGGACGTTAGGAGTCCAGTGGGATGTGGAGAAAGATGCCTTCCTGTTTAAGGTTCGTGTCCCGCATCAGCCATCTACAAAGCGTGGAATTTTGTCAGCAGTAAGTTCGCTGTATGATCCTATGGGTTTTGTTTGCCCAGTCATCCTAGAAGCTAAGAAGATTTTGCAGAAGTTGTGGAAACTGAATCTCGGATGGGACGATAAAATACCTGAAGATTTGCAGAACCAGTGGAATAAGTGGAAGTACGAATTGTCTGCATTATCGCAAGTTGAAGTACCGAGATGCCACCTAGTCCATGGCACAGTACGTGATATATCTCTTCACCTATTCTCAGATGCCTCTGAAGATGGCTATGGCATGTGCGCCTATCTTAGATTTGTTTACGCCAGTGGAACTGTAAGATGTTCGTTTTTGGTTGGAAGGTCAAGGAGTTCACCAGTGAGGCCGATTTCCATTCCCAGGCTTGAGTTGCAAGCAGCCACATTATCTGTGAAGATATACCGAGTGCTTCTGGATGAGCTGACGTATGAGATAAGCAAGATTACATTTTGGTCCGACTCTCAGACGACGTTACAATATATCAAGAATGAGACCAAGCGATTTCAGACGTACGTTGCCAATCGTGTAACGGAAATACGTGAAGTTACTTCGCCAGACCAATGGAGGCATTGCCCTGGAAGGGTTAATCCTGCTGATGATGCTTCACGGGGCTTAAACCCTCAGAAACTCTCTAGTCAACATCGATGGTGGCGAGGACCTGATTTCCTTTGGGAAACAGAAGATCGCTGGCCGAGTGCAAAATATGAAGTGGTCCCAGACAGCGACCCGGAAGTGCGGGCCTCAGCAAATGTTCACCCTGTCAGTGTAAGAACGCATCATGGAGACAACAGCACTGATGACTGTAACAAAACGAGCAGTACACTAGAAGATGGACATGGTGGCCTGAAGAAGCTAATGGAGAGCTGTGGCTCATGGCCAGTCCTACAACGCCGTGTCGCATGGATAGTACGATTTTGTCAGTGGATCGCAAATAGGAGGGTTGCCAGTTCCACGGGACCATTGACTTTACAAGAACTGAGTCAGTCAACTCAAGCCATTGTTCGCATTGTTCAGAATGAATGCTTTCCTCAAGATGTCAAAGAAGTGAGTCAGAATAAGGAAGTGAAGATTTCTAGCAGGCTAGGAAGCCTAAGACCAGTATTAGAAGACGGAGTCTTACGGGTAGGAGGACGATTGCAGAAAGCTGTAGTACTCTCATGGGATGAGAAACACCCTATGATACTACCCAAGCACCATCACGTGAGTCAGTTAATCGTTAGGCACTACCATGAGTTTGCTGCCCATAGCGGGAGAGAACAAACATTGTGTGAGCTGCAAAGAATGTTCTGGATCATTGGTGGAAGAAGCTTAGTGAAGAAGATTATTAGGAGCTGTATTAAGTGCCGAAGAATGAATGCTAAACCCATGGAGCAGTTTATGGGGTCGCTACCCGGAGCAAGGCTGGAGGCGTACCACCCTCCATTTACCTTTACTGGTGTTGACCTATTTGGGCCACTAACGGTTAAGTGGGGCCGCGGAACCGCAAAAAGATGGGGTTGTCTGTTTACTTGCCTTACAACTCGTGCTGTCCACCTCGAAGTGACACCATCCCTTGAGACAGATGACTTCATCATGGTTCTTCGCCAATTCATAAGTAGAAGAGGACCGCCAAAGGAAATTTGGTCCGACAGAGGTACTAATTTTGTAGGCGCAAGCAGGGAGTTGAAAGAGGCCATTGCGCATTGGAATGAAGAAACGATTGAACGGCAGTTGCAGCAGAAGGGCATCAGGTGGGTATTTCAACCACCTGCCGCCCCCCATATGTCCGGAGTATGGGAGCGTCTGGTACAGATTACGAAGAAACACCTTAAGAGTGTAGCTGGAGATGGACTTCTCAGTGATGTCGAGTTGAGGACACTGTTAGCTGAAGTGGAGTCCATAGTTAATAACCGTCCTATCACTGCTGTTTCAGATGATCCTGATGACTGCTTAGCGCTTACGCCCAACCATTTCCTTTTGCAAAGAGCTACTCAACTTCCACCCGGTGTATTTGTGAATGAAGATTTGTTCTCCAGAAAGCGGTGGAGAAAGGTGCAATTTCTCGCCGATCACTACTGGAAGAGATGGATACGGGAATACGTGCCAACTCTTCAAAGAAGACCGAAATGGGTCAAGTCAAGACGAAATGCGCAGATTGGTGATCTAGTGCTTCTAGCAGAAGATAAGGTAGTCCGCAATAGATGGCCTATGGGCCGAGTGGTAGAAGTGTTCACTGGAGAAGATGGAGGTGTACGGTCTGCCCGAGTCAAGACAGCAGGGGGCGTTTTCCACCGCCCTGTTAGCAAGATATGCCTACTGGAGGAAGTTAGCGATGACAAATGA